In one Lolium rigidum isolate FL_2022 chromosome 3, APGP_CSIRO_Lrig_0.1, whole genome shotgun sequence genomic region, the following are encoded:
- the LOC124702280 gene encoding DNA topoisomerase 6 subunit A3: MSERKRRAGPGAAAGGSTSKKPRGASAAASYAQSLRSKLRPDDSILASLRALASASAKPKPAAASSAGAKALADDDPASASSSYIVVADQDINSVTSRINRLVLSVARSILSGRGFSFSVPSRTSTNQVYLPDLDRIVLLRREAARPFANVVTARKATVTARVLSLVHAVLRRGIHVTKRDLFYTDVKLFEDQSQSDAVLDDVSCMLGCTRSSLHVVASEKGVVVGRLIFHDDGDRIDCTRMGVGGKAIPPNIDRVSGIESDALFILLVEKDAAFMRLAEDRFYNRFPCIILTAKGQPDVATRLFLRRLKVELKLPVLAMVDSDPYGLKILSVYMCGSKNMSYDSANLTTPDIKWLGVRPSDLDKYRVPEQCRLPMTDHDIKVGKEMLEEDFVKQNESWVRELETMLRTKQKAEIQALSSFGFQYLTEVYLPLKLQQEDWI, translated from the coding sequence ATGTCGGAGAGAAAGCGCCGCGCCGGGCCAGGCGCCGCCGCGGGTGGTTCGACCTCGAAGAAACCGCGCGGCGCCTCGGCGGCCGCGTCCTACGCCCAATCCCTCCGCTCGAAGCTCCGCCCCGACGACTCCATCCTCGCCTCCCTCCGCGCCCTCGCCTCCGCGTCCGCAAAACCCAAGCCCGCGGCCGCGTCCTCCGCCGGGGCCAAAGCCCTCGCCGACGACGAcccggcctccgcctcctcctcttacATCGTGGTGGCCGACCAGGACATCAACTCCGTCACCTCCCGCATCAACCGCCTCGTCCTCTCCGTCGCGCGCAGCATCCTGTCCGGCCGCGGCTTCTCCTTCTCCGTCCCCTCCCGCACCTCCACCAACCAGGTCTACCTCCCGGACCTCGACCGCATCGTGCTCCTCCGCCGCGAGGCGGCCAGGCCCTTCGCCAACGTCGTCACCGCGCGCAAGGCCACCGTCACCGCGCGCGTCCTCTCCCTCGTCCACGCCGTCCTGCGCAGGGGGATCCACGTCACCAAGCGAGATCTCTTCTACACCGACGTCAAGCTCTTCGAGGACCAGTCCCAGTCTGACGCCGTCCTCGACGACGTCTCCTGCATGCTCGGGTGCACCCGCTCCTCGCTCCACGTCGTCGCCTCCGAGAAGGGTGTCGTCGTTGGCCGCCTCATCTTCCACGACGACGGCGACCGGATCGACTGCACGCGAATGGGTGTCGGGGGTAAGGCCATCCCGCCCAACATCGACAGGGTGTCGGGCATCGAGAGCGACGCTCTGTTCATCCTGCTAGTGGAGAAGGATGCTGCGTTCATGCGCCTCGCCGAGGACCGGTTCTACAACCGTTTCCCTTGCATCATTCTTACGGCGAAGGGGCAGCCGGATGTTGCCACCAGGTTGTTCTTGCGACGGCTCAAGGTGGAGTTGAAGCTGCCGGTGCTTGCAATGGTGGACTCTGATCCTTATGGGCTGAAGATCTTATCAGTGTATATGTGCGGGTCCAAGAACATGTCGTATGACAGTGCCAATCTGACTACGCCGGATATCAAGTGGCTCGGCGTTCGGCCAAGCGACCTGGACAAGTACAGGGTGCCGGAGCAGTGCCGACTTCCCATGACTGATCACGATATCAAGGTGGGCAAAGAGATGCTGGAGGAGGACTTTGTGAAGCAGAATGAAAGCTGGGTGAGGGAGTTGGAGACCATGTTACGAACAAAACAGAAGGCTGAGATTCAGGCTCTGAGCTCGTTTGGGTTCCAGTACCTGACTGAGGTATATCTGCCTCTCAAGCTGCAGCAGGAGGACTGGATTTGA
- the LOC124702279 gene encoding pentatricopeptide repeat-containing protein At5g02830, chloroplastic-like — translation MGMAMTSSPQPPPPPRRRRSRLQSATTISAPNANPNPNPKAKVIPILSDVGRFQSTPAPNGRPNSTHKGGKALPLLLDVGSNPSAIDYYSRVASNLAGAGRLGDFLIAAEGLRAAAGDSGFAARINWRLLSRGVDAALRDHGLPHVLEFLRDADRIGVQAAVMLDPDASDAVAAACRQLLDERIMVEFVEAIEALASCGFFVKNIVDPMDVLKVFVRKRDPDMAIRYARIFPHSQLLLCNTMEAFGKRKELKHALKVFRALKDQLGGINMFACRSIIDICSHCGSSVQARIIFEGLLAEKITPNTHVFNSLMNANAHSLSYNFSVYKHMQKLGVPPDLASYNILLKTCCNAREFNLAQEIYEEIKKKERGGALKLDVFTYSTMIKVFAEAKMWKKASNIKDDMRAVGVHLNLVTWSSLINAYANSGLVDGAIEILEEMIRDGCQPTAPCFNIILTSLVKSCQYDRAFRLFNSWRESGIKVSLSVEQKKCLPDNFTFCEEHLSKNGGTILVVPFRPTVTTYNILMMACGTNDERAKSVMNEMRRSGLCPDRISWSILIDIYGTAQNRNGAIQALRRMQRVGIKLNVSAYTVAIKACVESKDMKMAFHLFEEMKAQQLKPNMVTYRTLLTARCKYGSLQEIQQCLAIYQEMRRAGYQAYDYYLKELIVEWSEGVLSSGSGKRDFYHLDLKDERNKSFNIFLEKVARFLQKDVDQNQTVDVRGLSKVEARIVVLSTLRKIKEKYLLGTAVQDDLVIITGHEKTSYTDIEATAIDVEHAITSVLTDELGLEVFIGPQSHPPLSSKVRAPQRPRRPQGMIKITVNSLNHWLKRKAARDV, via the exons ATGGGGATGGCCATGACCTCCTCCCCGCAaccaccacctccgccgcgccgccgccgcagccgcttgCAGTCTGCAACCACCATCTCCGCCCCCAATGCCAACCCCAACCCCAACCCCAAGGCCAAGGTCATCCCCATCCTCTCCGACGTCGGCCGCTTCCAGTCCACCCCCGCCCCCAACGGCCGCCCCAACTCCACCCACAAGGGGGGCAAGGCCCTCCCGCTGCTCCTCGACGTCGGCAGCAACCCCTCCGCCATCGACTACTACTCCCGCGTCGCCTCCaacctcgccggcgccggccgccTCGGCGACTTCCTCATCGCCGCCGagggcctccgcgccgccgccggggactCCGGGTTCGCCGCCCGCATCAACTGGCGCCTCCTCTCGCGCGGCGTCGACGCCGCGCTCCGCGACCACGGCCTCCCCCACGTGCTCGAGTTCCTCCGCGACGCCGACCGCATCGGCGTCCAGGCCGCCGTCATGCTCGACCCTGATGCGTCGGATGCCGTCGCGGCCGCATGCCGGCAGCTGCTGGACGAGCGCATCATGGTGGAGTTCGTGGAGGCCATCGAGGCGCTAGCTA GCTGTGGATTTTTTGTTAAAAACATTGTGGATCCAATGGATGTACTGAAAGTATTTGTCAGGAAGCGGGATCCAGATATGGCAATAAG GTATGCACGTATCTTTCCACACTCCCAGCTTCTACTCTGCAATACTATGGAGGCTTTTGGGAAAAGAAAGGAATTGAAACATGCCCTAAAGGTCTTTAGAGCACTCAAGGACCAGTTGGGAGGTATCAATATGTTTGCATGCCGAAGTATCATCGATATATGCAGTCATTGTGGTTCTTCTGTGCAGGCTCGGATTATATTTGAG GGGCTGCTTGCTGAGAAGATTACTCCAAATACCCATGTCTTTAACAGCCTTATGAATGCGAATGCCCACAGTTTGAGCTACAATTTTTcggtctacaagcatatgcaa AAACTTGGTGTCCCTCCTGATTTGGCGTCATATAACATACTTCTGAAGACATGTTGCAATGCTAGAGAGTTCAACTTAGCACAAGAAATTTATGAGGAAATTAAGAAAAAGGAACGTGGCGGGGCTTTAAAGTTAGATGTTTTTACATATAGTACAATGATAAAG GTGTTTGCGGAGGCAAAGATGTGGAAGAAGGCTTCCAACATCAAAGATGATATGCGAGCAGTTGGTGTTCATCTTAACCTAGTCACGTGGTCATCATTAATCAATGCTTATGCAAATTCTGGTTTAGTTGATGGTGCCATAGAGATCCTTGAAGAAATGATAAGGGATGGCTGTCAACCTACTGCCCCATGCTTCAATATTATCCTTACTTCTTTGGTCAAGTCATGCCAATATGATAGAGCTTTCCGATTGTTCAATAGCTGGAGGGAATCTGGAATCAAAGTATCTTTATCTGTTGAGCAGAAAAAATGTCTTCCGGACAACTTCACATTCTGTGAAGAGCATCTGAGTAAAAACGGTGGTACTATCTTGGTTGTTCCATTTAGGCCAACAGTTACAACATATAACATTTTGATGATGGCATGTGGAACTAATGATGAACGTGCAAAATCCGTAATGAATGAGATGAGACGAAGCGGCCTTTGCCCCGACCGTATTAGCTGGTCCATTCTCATTGATATTTATGGGACGGCACAAAATAGGAATGGAGCTATCCAG GCACTCAGAAGAATGCAGCGTGTTGGAATAAAACTTAATGTCTCTGCATATACTGTAGCTATTAAG GCATGTGTAGAAAGTAAGGACATGAAGATGGCGTTCCACTTGTTTGAAGAAATGAAAGCACAACAACTGAAGCCGAATATG GTGACATACAGAACTCTCCTGACAGCACGTTGCAAATACGGATCATTACAAGAAATTCAGCAATGCTTGGCGATCTATCAGGAAATGAGAAGAGCAGG ATATCAAGCATATGACTATTATCTAAAGGAACTGATAGTGGAATGGAGTGAAGGTGTTTTGTCTTCCGGCAGTGGAAAACGAGATTTTTATCATTTAGATCTAAAAGATGAGAGAAATAAATCATTCAATATATTTCTTGAGAAAGTGGCAAGATTCTTGCAAAAGGATGTTGATCAAAACCAAACTGTTGATGTCCGTGGGCTTTCAAAG GTTGAAGCTCGCATAGTTGTTCTCTCAACTCTCCGCAAGATCAAAGAGAAGTATCTTCTAG GTACAGCAGTTCAGGATGATTTGGTCATCATCACCGGTCATGAGAAGACATCATACACTGATATTGAAGCGACTGCTATCGACGTCGAGCATGCTATAACTTCTGTTTTGACGGATGAATTGGGTCTTGAAGTTTTTATTGGGCCACAAAGCCATCCTCCTCTTTCATCAAAAGTCAGAGCTCCCCAACGGCCTAGGAGACCACAgggaatgataaaaataacagtcAACTCGCTGAATCATTGGCTTAAGAGGAAAGCTGCGAGGGATGTATAG